The following coding sequences are from one Musa acuminata AAA Group cultivar baxijiao chromosome BXJ2-4, Cavendish_Baxijiao_AAA, whole genome shotgun sequence window:
- the LOC135610155 gene encoding pathogenesis-related genes transcriptional activator PTI6-like: MDPTNAAGTAVRLSEHVVVIRKTIPASEAAGWRWRDRKRRVVRIRFDDADATDSSSGEDAEVGGRRRVRRHVHEVGIEVAPGRQAAPRKRQVKGAVGGERARRFRGVRRRPWGRWAAEIRDPGQGKRVWLGTFDTAEEAAAVYDTAAVRLRGPKAVTNFSPTYAARAETDGDDGWGKGDGADTCGESRFSPRSVLCYPEERSAPFGCLCGGEADALEAPPFCLAEFYSPRRQLWEVEFGELDADEFS; the protein is encoded by the coding sequence ATGGATCCGACGAACGCCGCCGGCACCGCGGTGAGGCTGTCAGAGCATGTGGTTGTTATCAGGAAGACGATCCCGGCGAGCGAGGCCGCCGGTTGGAGGTGGCGGGACCGGAAGCGGCGGGTGGTGCGGATCCGCTTCGATGACGCGGACGCCACTGACTCTTCGTCCGGCGAGGACGCAGAGGTCGGAGGGCGGCGGAGGGTGAGGCGACACGTGCACGAGGTCGGGATCGAGGTCGCGCCGGGCCGGCAGGCGGCCCCGAGGAAGCGGCAGGTCAAGGGGGCGGTGGGGGGAGAGAGGGCGAGGAGGTTCCGTGGCGTGCGGCGGCGGCCATGGGGCCGGTGGGCGGCGGAGATCCGCGACCCTGGTCAGGGAAAGCGAGTGTGGCTCGGGACCTTCGACACCGCGGAGGAGGCAGCGGCGGTTTACGACACCGCCGCGGTGCGGTTAAGGGGCCCGAAGGCGGTGACCAACTTCTCCCCGACGTACGCAGCGCGGGCCGAGACCGACGGGGACGACGGCTGGGGGAAGGGGGACGGCGCCGACACGTGCGGCGAGTCCCGCTTCTCGCCGAGGTCGGTGCTGTGCTACCCGGAGGAGCGGTCGGCGCCGTTCGGATGCCTCTGCGGCGGCGAGGCGGACGCCTTGGAGGCGCCGCCCTTTTGCTTGGCGGAGTTCTACTCCCCGAGGCGGCAGTTATGGGAAGTGGAGTTTGGCGAGTTGGACGCGGACGAGTTCTCGTAG